The following coding sequences lie in one Apium graveolens cultivar Ventura chromosome 3, ASM990537v1, whole genome shotgun sequence genomic window:
- the LOC141712293 gene encoding uncharacterized protein LOC141712293: protein MGRIAKGSKMGTLIVSLLVVLVSLTFPSETIASYSYSSPPPPPKQSPPPPPYHYMSPPPPPPVHSPPPPYYHSPPPPDHSPPPPYHYQSPPPPKHSPPPPTPVYKYKSPPPPVHSPPPPYHYNSPPPPKHSPPPPTPVYKYKSPPPPVHSPPPPYHYESPPPPKKSPPPPTPVYKYKSPPPPKHSPPPPTPVYKYKSPPPPTHYPAPVHHYKYKSPPPPTPVYKYKSPPPPKHSPPPPTPVYKYKSPPPPKHSPPPPTPVYKYKSPPPPMHSPPPPVYKYKSPPPPMHSPPPPVYKYKSPPPPVHSPPPPVYSPPPPKHHYFYTSPPPPHHY from the coding sequence ATGGGAAGAATAGCTAAAGGCTCCAAAATGGGCACTCTCATTGTGTCTTTACTTGTAGTTTTGGTTTCTCTCACTTTCCCATCAGAAACCATAGCATCTTACTCTTACTCCTCTCCACCCCCACCACCTAAACAATCTCCTCCTCCACCTCCTTATCATTACATGTCTCCTCCACCACCTCCTCCGGTGCACTCTCCACCACCACCATATTACCATTCTCCCCCACCTCCCGACCATTCTCCTCCCCCACCTTACCATTACCAATCTCCACCTCCCCCAAAACATTCTCCACCACCACCAACTCCTGTTTACAAGTACAAGTCTCCACCACCTCCGGTGCATTCTCCTCCCCCTCCTTACCATTACAACTCTCCACCACCGCCTAAGCACTCTCCACCTCCACCAACACCTGTTTACAAGTACAAGTCTCCACCACCTCCTGTGCATTCTCCTCCCCCTCCTTACCACTACGAATCTCCACCTCCACCTAAGAAGTCTCCACCACCACCAACACCGGTGTACAAGTACAAGTCACCACCACCACCAAAGCACTCCCCACCACCACCAACACCAGTTTACAAATACAAATCACCACCTCCACCTACACATTATCCAGCACCAGTACATCACTACAAGTACAAGTCACCACCACCACCTACTCCAGTTTACAAGTACAAATCCCCACCACCACCCAAGCATTCTCCTCCACCACCAACGCCCGTTTACAAGTACAAGTCTCCACCACCACCCAAGCATTCTCCACCACCACCAACACCCGTTTACAAGTACAAGTCTCCACCACCCCCAATGCACTCTCCACCACCACCAGTTTACAAGTACAAGTCTCCACCACCCCCAATGCACTCTCCACCACCACCAGTTTACAAGTACAAGTCTCCACCGCCACCAGTGCATTCCCCACCACCACCAGTTTACTCTCCACCACCACCCAAGCATCACTACTTCTACACTTCACCACCTCCTCCACACCACTATTAA